A region from the Tsuneonella mangrovi genome encodes:
- a CDS encoding DUF2177 family protein, whose protein sequence is MKWIVAYATCFLIFGMIDAMWLSWSGPNLYRPVLGSILADEFRLAPAALFYLAYVAAVVWFAVQAGMSRGIGHAAINGAILGAIAYGTYDLTNQATMKVWATSVTIIDIAWGSFATALSATITTWVVRRMH, encoded by the coding sequence ATGAAATGGATCGTCGCTTACGCAACATGCTTTCTGATCTTCGGCATGATCGACGCCATGTGGCTCAGCTGGTCTGGACCGAACCTCTACCGGCCAGTCCTCGGTTCGATTCTCGCAGATGAGTTCCGGCTCGCTCCCGCAGCCCTGTTTTATCTTGCCTATGTTGCTGCAGTCGTCTGGTTTGCGGTGCAAGCGGGCATGTCGCGAGGCATCGGGCATGCCGCCATAAATGGAGCCATTCTCGGGGCAATTGCTTACGGTACTTACGATCTGACCAACCAGGCCACCATGAAGGTCTGGGCTACTTCCGTGACAATAATAGACATCGCTTGGGGCTCGTTCGCCACAGCCCTTTCAGCAACGATAACCACTTGGGTCGTAAGGAGAATGCACTGA
- a CDS encoding exodeoxyribonuclease VII small subunit, translated as MHAVEMAEDVSDISQMTFEAALGALEDVVRRLESGDVPLDASIDLYERGEALRKHCQARLDAAQARIEKIVAGPDGSISGTAPFDADG; from the coding sequence ATGCATGCAGTCGAAATGGCAGAGGATGTTTCCGATATTTCGCAGATGACTTTCGAGGCGGCGCTTGGCGCGCTTGAAGACGTCGTGCGCCGGCTTGAAAGCGGCGATGTTCCGCTTGATGCGTCGATCGACCTCTATGAGCGGGGCGAGGCCCTTCGGAAGCATTGCCAGGCGCGCCTCGATGCAGCGCAAGCGCGGATCGAGAAGATTGTTGCCGGCCCAGACGGGTCCATCTCCGGAACCGCCCCGTTCGACGCCGATGGCTGA
- a CDS encoding polyprenyl synthetase family protein — MADQQPEADLQLAEAFARIQADVDARFDAFLPIPDDSRARLVEAMRYAVIGGGKRVRPLLTVTTAALYNVDRDLAERAGCAVEAIHAYSLIHDDLPCMDDDDLRHGKPTVHKAFDVATAVLAGDALHALAFEILSMPETSGDPYVRAELIETLASASGFGGMAGGQMMDIMAEGADYDLHTITRLQQLKTGALLGAAVEMGAILGRVPRDQRGHLHNFARDIGLAFQIADDLLDVEGDEASTGKALRKDQGAGKATFVSLMGVEQARDQAKALVEQAIGHLAIYGSEADLLRALARFIVYRDR; from the coding sequence ATGGCTGACCAGCAACCTGAGGCAGATCTGCAACTGGCCGAAGCGTTCGCGCGGATCCAGGCCGATGTCGATGCACGGTTTGATGCGTTCCTGCCGATCCCCGACGATTCGCGCGCCCGGCTGGTTGAAGCGATGCGCTATGCCGTGATCGGTGGCGGCAAGCGCGTGCGACCACTGCTCACGGTGACGACGGCTGCGCTCTATAACGTCGACCGCGATCTGGCCGAACGCGCGGGCTGCGCGGTCGAAGCGATCCACGCCTATTCGCTTATCCACGACGATCTTCCATGCATGGACGACGACGATCTGCGCCACGGCAAGCCGACCGTGCACAAGGCGTTCGATGTCGCGACCGCTGTGCTGGCGGGCGATGCGCTCCACGCGCTGGCGTTTGAAATCCTGTCGATGCCCGAAACCAGCGGCGATCCCTACGTTCGCGCCGAGCTGATCGAAACGCTCGCCTCGGCCAGCGGTTTCGGCGGGATGGCTGGCGGCCAGATGATGGATATCATGGCAGAGGGTGCCGATTACGATCTCCACACGATCACCCGCCTCCAGCAACTCAAGACCGGTGCGCTGCTCGGCGCGGCAGTAGAGATGGGGGCGATCCTCGGGCGCGTACCGCGCGACCAGCGCGGGCATTTGCACAATTTCGCGCGTGATATTGGCCTTGCGTTCCAGATCGCCGACGATCTGCTCGACGTCGAAGGTGACGAAGCGTCCACGGGAAAGGCACTGCGCAAGGACCAAGGTGCAGGCAAGGCCACCTTCGTATCGCTGATGGGGGTGGAGCAGGCCCGGGACCAGGCAAAGGCTCTTGTCGAGCAGGCCATCGGTCACTTGGCGATTTACGGCTCCGAAGCCGACCTGTTGCGCGCATTGGCGCGGTTTATCGTATATAGGGACCGTTAA
- the coaD gene encoding pantetheine-phosphate adenylyltransferase, translating into MADRIGIYPGTFDPITLGHADIIRRGSKLVDKLIIGVTTNPSKNPMFSPEERMAMVEREVASLGLENVEVVGFNALLMHWAEKMGASVIVRGLRAVADFEYEYQMAGMNQQLNENIETVFLMADVSLQPIASKLVKEIAMFGGEIAPFVSSQVREDVKSRVAKLGRRGDL; encoded by the coding sequence ATGGCAGATCGCATTGGCATCTATCCGGGCACTTTCGACCCGATCACGCTGGGCCACGCAGACATCATCCGGCGCGGCAGCAAGCTGGTCGACAAGCTTATCATCGGGGTCACGACCAATCCCAGCAAGAACCCGATGTTCTCTCCGGAAGAGCGGATGGCGATGGTCGAACGCGAAGTTGCCTCGCTCGGGCTCGAAAACGTCGAAGTCGTCGGTTTCAATGCGCTCTTGATGCACTGGGCGGAGAAGATGGGGGCTAGCGTGATCGTGCGCGGTCTGCGCGCAGTCGCCGATTTCGAGTACGAATACCAGATGGCCGGGATGAACCAGCAGCTCAACGAGAACATCGAGACGGTGTTCCTGATGGCCGACGTTTCGCTCCAGCCGATCGCGTCGAAACTGGTCAAGGAAATCGCCATGTTCGGCGGAGAAATCGCACCGTTCGTGAGTTCGCAGGTGCGCGAGGATGTGAAATCGCGTGTCGCCAAGTTGGGGCGCCGCGGCGACCTGTGA
- a CDS encoding peptidylprolyl isomerase, whose amino-acid sequence MLKRLIAACALAVLALTSSVALAQDKADAAPEKPKVYPPVDFNMKDDPENILLLDLSNGKRVAIRLMPSWAPNAVERIKTLTRQGFYDGVIFHRVIDGFMAQTGDPTGTGRGGSKLPDLKAEFNPMPHLRGSVSMARASDPDSANSQFFIMFYPRFSLDKKYTNFGRVISGMDGVDAIHRGEPPADPTYIVQASIAADNKPQKFAPPPKPANDDGPVTADMLNAPQKDASAQQ is encoded by the coding sequence ATGCTCAAACGCCTGATTGCCGCCTGTGCGCTTGCCGTGCTGGCCCTTACTTCCTCGGTCGCGCTCGCGCAGGACAAGGCCGATGCCGCACCGGAAAAGCCCAAGGTCTATCCGCCGGTCGATTTCAACATGAAGGACGATCCGGAGAACATCCTCCTGCTCGACCTGTCGAACGGCAAGCGGGTCGCGATCCGCCTGATGCCGAGCTGGGCGCCCAATGCGGTCGAGCGGATCAAGACGCTTACCCGCCAGGGGTTCTACGATGGCGTGATCTTCCACCGCGTGATCGACGGGTTCATGGCGCAGACCGGGGATCCGACCGGCACCGGCAGGGGCGGGTCCAAGCTTCCCGACCTGAAGGCCGAATTCAACCCGATGCCGCATTTGCGCGGTTCGGTCTCGATGGCGCGCGCGAGCGACCCCGATAGCGCCAACAGCCAGTTCTTCATTATGTTCTACCCGCGCTTCAGCCTCGACAAGAAGTACACCAACTTCGGTCGGGTGATTTCGGGGATGGACGGGGTCGACGCGATCCACCGTGGCGAGCCGCCCGCAGACCCGACTTACATCGTCCAGGCATCGATCGCGGCCGATAACAAGCCGCAGAAGTTTGCTCCGCCGCCCAAACCGGCGAACGACGACGGCCCGGTTACCGCCGACATGCTGAACGCACCGCAAAAGGATGCTTCGGCGCAGCAGTGA
- the queA gene encoding tRNA preQ1(34) S-adenosylmethionine ribosyltransferase-isomerase QueA: MRVDLFDFELPQDLIALRPARPRDSARMLVVEGQDAPLSDRIVRDLPSFLRSGDVLVFNDTRVIPAQLEGRRGEARIGATLHKRIDLRRWQAFIRNAKRLHHGDAIEFQAGVSAIAEMHHEDGSWTLAFAGEEPVEVLLERAGRMPLPPYIAGKRATDEADKSDYQTMFAREDGAVAAPTAALHFTPELTAALDAAGIGRETLTLHVGAGTFLPVKADDTDDHRMHAEWGRIEPEVAERLNAARRGGGRLIAVGTTSLRLLESAADEDGTIRPFAGDTAIFITPGYRFKAIDGLMTNFHLPRSTLMMLVSALMGRERMMAAYAYAIGEGYRFYSYGDSSLLLP; encoded by the coding sequence ATGCGCGTTGACCTGTTCGATTTCGAGCTTCCCCAGGACCTGATCGCCCTGCGTCCGGCGCGGCCGCGCGACTCTGCGCGCATGCTGGTGGTCGAAGGGCAGGACGCCCCGCTTTCCGATCGCATCGTGCGCGACCTGCCGTCATTCCTGCGCTCGGGCGATGTGCTGGTCTTCAATGATACCCGGGTGATCCCCGCGCAGCTTGAAGGCCGGCGTGGCGAAGCGCGGATCGGAGCGACCCTGCACAAGCGGATCGATTTGCGGCGCTGGCAGGCATTCATTCGCAATGCCAAGCGCTTGCACCATGGCGACGCTATCGAGTTTCAGGCGGGTGTTTCGGCCATCGCCGAGATGCATCATGAAGATGGCAGCTGGACCCTTGCATTCGCTGGCGAGGAACCGGTCGAAGTGCTGCTCGAGCGCGCAGGGCGGATGCCGCTGCCGCCCTACATCGCTGGCAAACGTGCCACCGACGAGGCGGACAAGAGCGACTACCAGACGATGTTTGCGCGCGAGGATGGCGCGGTAGCAGCCCCGACGGCGGCACTCCACTTCACGCCCGAGCTGACTGCAGCGCTCGATGCTGCCGGGATCGGGCGCGAAACCCTGACACTGCATGTCGGTGCGGGCACATTCCTTCCGGTCAAGGCGGACGATACCGACGATCACCGGATGCACGCGGAGTGGGGCCGGATCGAACCCGAGGTAGCCGAACGGCTCAACGCTGCTCGCCGGGGCGGGGGACGACTGATAGCAGTCGGGACGACTTCGCTGCGCCTGCTCGAAAGTGCAGCCGATGAAGATGGAACGATCCGTCCATTCGCGGGCGATACCGCGATCTTCATCACACCGGGCTATCGCTTCAAGGCGATCGACGGACTGATGACCAATTTCCACCTGCCGCGCTCCACGCTGATGATGCTGGTCAGCGCCCTGATGGGCCGTGAGCGGATGATGGCGGCGTATGCATATGCCATTGGCGAGGGGTATCGCTTTTACAGCTACGGCGATTCTTCCTTGTTGCTGCCATGA
- a CDS encoding ABC transporter ATP-binding protein, which produces METILDIKGLTKVYPGGLRALDGVDLSIRKGEIFALLGPNGAGKTTLIGAVCGLVRITDGTIHAFGENLATHWRGTRGRIGLVPQEIATDMFETVWRAVSYSRGLFGLAPDRGRIEEILRSLAMWDKKDEQIRALSGGMKRRVLIAKALAHEPDLLFLDEPTAGVDVELRKGMWAIIDEMRARGVTIILTTHYIEEAEMMADRVGIINRGRLLMVDEKESMMARLGRTEAHIALAARLDEIPATIASLPVELAADGMELCYRGGDGTGRGKAEVAGLVKALTRAGIDYTGIETRESSLEDIFVSLLGEEA; this is translated from the coding sequence ATGGAAACGATTCTCGATATCAAGGGCCTGACCAAGGTCTATCCGGGTGGACTGCGAGCGCTCGACGGGGTCGACCTGTCGATCCGCAAGGGTGAGATTTTCGCGCTGCTCGGCCCCAATGGCGCGGGCAAGACGACCCTGATCGGCGCGGTCTGCGGGCTGGTGCGGATCACTGACGGCACGATCCACGCATTCGGTGAGAACCTGGCGACGCACTGGCGCGGTACGCGTGGTCGGATCGGGCTGGTGCCCCAAGAAATCGCGACCGATATGTTCGAGACCGTGTGGCGCGCAGTCTCCTATTCGCGCGGGCTGTTCGGGCTGGCTCCCGATCGGGGGCGGATCGAGGAGATCCTGCGCTCGCTGGCCATGTGGGACAAGAAAGACGAACAGATCCGTGCGCTTTCCGGGGGGATGAAGCGGCGCGTGCTGATCGCCAAGGCGCTGGCGCACGAGCCCGATCTCCTGTTCCTCGACGAGCCCACCGCTGGCGTCGATGTCGAGCTGCGCAAGGGCATGTGGGCGATCATCGACGAGATGCGCGCGCGCGGCGTGACGATCATCCTTACCACCCACTACATCGAAGAAGCCGAAATGATGGCTGACCGGGTCGGGATCATCAATCGCGGGCGGCTGCTGATGGTGGACGAGAAGGAGTCGATGATGGCGCGGCTTGGCCGGACCGAAGCGCACATTGCGCTTGCCGCCCGGCTCGATGAGATTCCTGCTACCATCGCCAGCTTGCCGGTCGAGCTGGCAGCGGACGGGATGGAGCTTTGCTATCGCGGCGGCGACGGGACCGGGCGCGGCAAGGCCGAAGTCGCCGGACTGGTCAAGGCTCTGACCCGCGCGGGGATCGACTACACCGGGATCGAGACGCGCGAGAGCAGCCTTGAAGACATCTTCGTGTCGCTGCTGGGTGAGGAGGCCTGA
- a CDS encoding ABC transporter permease has product MNWRSTWSIYTRELIRFLRTAFQSVLAPVLTTSLYFIVFGAAIGHRMPDLGGVSYGAFIIPGLMMLTLLGETTSNSSFGIYMPRFTGTIYELLSAPVGVAETLVGFVGAAATKSLILAAIILATARLFVDYSIAHPILAVIYIVLVAASFSLFGFILGIWADNFEKLGIIPMLFLTPLTFLGGTFYSIDMLPEPWKTIALFNPIVYLVSGLRWTFYGQSDVSIVTSLGLTIAFLAACVGVIAVIFRTGWRLRS; this is encoded by the coding sequence ATGAACTGGCGTTCCACCTGGTCGATCTACACCCGCGAGCTGATCCGTTTTTTGCGTACCGCTTTCCAGTCGGTACTCGCACCGGTGCTCACGACCTCGCTCTACTTCATCGTGTTCGGGGCGGCGATCGGGCACCGGATGCCGGACCTCGGCGGGGTGAGCTACGGCGCATTCATCATTCCCGGCCTGATGATGCTGACCTTGCTTGGCGAGACCACCAGCAATTCGAGCTTCGGCATCTATATGCCGCGCTTTACCGGGACGATCTACGAACTGCTCAGTGCGCCGGTTGGCGTGGCCGAGACGCTGGTGGGTTTCGTTGGTGCTGCTGCAACCAAGAGCCTGATCCTTGCGGCGATCATTCTCGCAACCGCGCGGCTGTTCGTCGATTATTCGATCGCTCATCCGATTCTCGCTGTGATCTACATCGTGCTGGTGGCCGCAAGCTTCAGCCTGTTCGGCTTTATCCTCGGGATCTGGGCGGACAATTTCGAGAAGCTCGGGATCATCCCGATGTTGTTCCTCACTCCGCTGACGTTCCTTGGCGGGACGTTCTATTCCATCGACATGCTTCCCGAACCGTGGAAGACCATCGCGCTGTTCAACCCGATCGTCTACCTGGTGAGCGGGCTGCGCTGGACCTTTTACGGCCAATCCGACGTGTCGATCGTTACCTCGCTCGGCCTGACCATCGCTTTCCTGGCAGCCTGCGTCGGTGTGATTGCGGTGATTTTCCGAACGGGGTGGCGGCTGCGAAGCTGA
- a CDS encoding DUF481 domain-containing protein yields the protein MPAQAELPDPVRAMIAAAISTGNKDKVAAVIEAAKATNPDDIAEIDALNQAFLDDQAKLATRKKEEETEAIRHAGMFERWTGKGELGAFRSTGNGDDSGISASLTLKRTGIKWNHKIKASADYQRSNGITSRERLFASYEPNYVINKHVFIYGLGQFERDRIQGYSGRYSVSGGIGYQMIDADDVDLSIKAGPAYRFTSYEDGTYDDRLAGLLGLDFNWKITDRLKFSQGANAVAETGTTAVAIIDSRNTSINLVSGLEAKVSDRLSTRFSYTVDYDSNPPVGGVSTDTLSRVTIVYGF from the coding sequence GTGCCGGCCCAAGCGGAGCTGCCCGATCCGGTTCGTGCGATGATCGCCGCTGCGATTTCGACCGGCAACAAGGACAAGGTTGCCGCTGTCATCGAGGCCGCCAAGGCCACCAATCCTGACGACATCGCAGAAATCGACGCGCTCAATCAGGCGTTCCTCGATGACCAGGCAAAGCTGGCGACGCGGAAGAAGGAAGAGGAAACCGAAGCGATCCGGCATGCCGGAATGTTCGAACGCTGGACTGGCAAAGGCGAACTCGGTGCATTCCGCTCCACCGGCAATGGAGACGATTCCGGTATCAGCGCGTCGCTCACGCTCAAGCGCACTGGGATCAAGTGGAACCACAAGATCAAGGCCAGCGCGGACTACCAGCGGTCGAACGGAATTACTTCGCGCGAACGCCTGTTTGCGTCCTACGAGCCCAACTACGTGATCAACAAACACGTTTTCATCTATGGTCTTGGGCAGTTCGAGCGCGACCGTATCCAGGGATATTCGGGCAGGTATTCGGTTTCCGGCGGTATCGGATACCAGATGATCGATGCCGATGATGTCGACCTGTCGATCAAGGCCGGCCCGGCCTATCGATTTACCAGCTACGAAGACGGAACCTACGACGATCGGCTGGCCGGATTGCTCGGCCTCGATTTCAACTGGAAGATTACCGATCGTCTCAAGTTCTCCCAGGGCGCCAACGCCGTTGCGGAGACCGGCACCACCGCCGTGGCGATCATCGATTCGCGCAATACGTCGATCAATCTGGTTTCCGGTCTCGAAGCGAAGGTTTCGGACCGCCTGAGCACGCGATTTTCCTATACCGTCGATTATGACAGCAATCCGCCAGTCGGCGGGGTTTCGACCGACACCCTTAGCCGGGTGACGATCGTTTACGGTTTCTGA
- the tgt gene encoding tRNA guanosine(34) transglycosylase Tgt translates to MARFAFSVDARDGKARTGRIAMQRGEIRTPAFMPVGTAATVKAMKPETVRATGADIILGNTYHLMLRPGAERIARLGGLHAFMNWDRPILTDSGGYQVMSLSDLRKLTEQGVEFRSHIDGSKHMLTPERSMEVQRLLGSDIVMAFDECPRADRPRSEIAASMDLSMRWAKRSRDAFDAGEEHAECAALFGIQQGALDEELRRQSAEQLIDIGFDGYAVGGLAVGEGQEAMFATLDFAPAMLPEDRPRYLMGVGKPDDLVGAVERGIDMFDCVLPTRSGRNGQAFTWAGPLNLRNARHAEDTAPLDDRCNCDVCGTYSRAYLHHLTKAGEMLGAMLLTEHNLSFYQQLMAAMRDAIGRQRFAAFASDFRSDYLC, encoded by the coding sequence ATGGCGCGCTTTGCCTTCTCCGTCGATGCGCGCGACGGCAAGGCCCGGACCGGGCGGATCGCGATGCAGCGCGGCGAGATTCGTACGCCCGCTTTCATGCCGGTGGGAACCGCGGCAACGGTCAAAGCGATGAAGCCCGAAACGGTGCGCGCGACCGGCGCCGATATCATCCTCGGCAATACGTATCACCTGATGCTGCGCCCCGGGGCCGAGCGGATCGCGCGGCTCGGCGGACTCCACGCATTCATGAACTGGGACCGGCCGATCCTGACAGACAGCGGCGGCTACCAGGTGATGAGCCTGTCGGACTTGCGAAAGCTGACCGAGCAGGGAGTTGAGTTTCGCAGCCATATCGACGGGTCGAAGCACATGCTCACGCCCGAGCGGTCGATGGAGGTACAGCGCCTGCTCGGCTCGGACATCGTCATGGCGTTCGACGAATGCCCGCGCGCCGATCGGCCGCGCAGCGAAATCGCCGCCAGCATGGATCTGTCGATGCGCTGGGCGAAGCGCAGCCGCGATGCGTTCGACGCGGGCGAAGAGCACGCCGAGTGCGCGGCGCTGTTCGGAATCCAACAGGGCGCGCTCGATGAGGAGCTTCGCCGCCAAAGCGCGGAGCAACTGATCGACATTGGCTTCGATGGCTATGCGGTCGGGGGTCTGGCAGTGGGCGAAGGGCAGGAAGCGATGTTCGCGACGCTCGATTTCGCGCCGGCGATGCTGCCCGAAGACCGGCCGCGTTACCTGATGGGGGTTGGCAAACCCGACGATCTCGTCGGCGCGGTCGAGCGCGGGATCGACATGTTCGATTGCGTCCTGCCGACGCGCTCGGGGCGTAACGGACAGGCGTTCACTTGGGCAGGGCCGCTCAACTTGCGCAATGCGCGCCATGCCGAAGACACCGCGCCGCTCGACGATCGATGCAATTGCGATGTGTGCGGCACTTATTCGCGCGCCTATCTACACCACCTGACCAAGGCCGGGGAGATGCTTGGGGCGATGCTCCTGACCGAGCACAACCTGTCGTTTTACCAGCAACTTATGGCGGCGATGCGCGATGCGATCGGACGGCAGAGATTTGCCGCATTCGCCAGCGATTTTCGCAGCGACTATCTTTGCTGA
- a CDS encoding TauD/TfdA family dioxygenase produces the protein MTATLANVKAFEPHTIPGSRRDLEDVDVAHVRSALEEHGAILLRDFATSIDGFVDLGRRLCPVSVLNESPNRAMMGERGQAQTVNLGNDPFPLHPELAREPWRPDVALFACFDPPSVGGQTNLCDGIAIAQGLPDELRARLQDALLLYINDASPEALEFWLGTSTPDDQLLANPPARCPYWFRRVQTRILRGFTRPALEPTLFQGEPAWCNFALFARDYLGSRNFPLLNGQPIDDDMLDTVRSVARANTYAHAWQEGDVLVVDNTRFMHGRRAIADASGRQIATFFGYLEGIANRPGEPESPIWRKEMFVPPDKPEGN, from the coding sequence ATGACTGCAACGCTAGCCAACGTCAAAGCATTCGAGCCGCACACCATTCCGGGATCCCGGCGCGACCTTGAGGATGTCGACGTTGCTCATGTTCGCTCCGCGCTGGAGGAACACGGAGCGATCCTGCTCCGGGATTTCGCGACCTCAATCGATGGATTCGTCGATCTCGGTCGCCGACTTTGTCCGGTGTCCGTTCTCAACGAAAGTCCCAACCGCGCAATGATGGGGGAGAGAGGCCAGGCACAAACCGTCAATCTCGGCAATGATCCGTTCCCGCTTCATCCGGAGCTTGCTCGCGAACCATGGCGACCAGACGTGGCGCTGTTCGCTTGCTTTGATCCACCGTCGGTCGGCGGTCAGACCAACTTGTGCGACGGAATCGCGATCGCGCAGGGATTGCCTGACGAATTGCGCGCCAGACTGCAGGATGCGCTGCTGCTCTACATCAACGACGCATCGCCGGAGGCGTTGGAATTCTGGCTCGGCACGAGCACACCGGACGATCAATTACTAGCCAATCCGCCAGCCAGATGCCCGTACTGGTTTCGTCGGGTGCAGACTCGAATCTTGCGCGGCTTCACTCGCCCAGCGCTCGAACCCACCTTGTTCCAGGGCGAACCCGCCTGGTGCAATTTTGCCCTCTTTGCACGGGACTACCTCGGTTCGCGCAACTTTCCGCTGCTCAACGGACAACCGATCGACGATGACATGCTCGATACGGTTCGATCGGTTGCGCGCGCCAACACCTATGCCCATGCCTGGCAAGAAGGGGACGTGCTAGTGGTCGACAATACCCGTTTCATGCACGGGCGCCGTGCAATAGCGGACGCGTCGGGCCGCCAGATTGCCACCTTTTTCGGATACCTTGAAGGAATCGCGAACCGCCCCGGAGAGCCGGAAAGCCCGATTTGGCGAAAGGAAATGTTCGTTCCGCCGGACAAACCGGAAGGCAACTGA